The Streptococcus toyakuensis genome has a window encoding:
- a CDS encoding lactococcin 972 family bacteriocin, whose translation MRKLVRIGVASLMVCGILATTNALAVWVDGGQWNYGVGWTGTFGYSDYLHSTRSHTATVKHGGRISKDREDPEVWAQASLNKIPPTGLEYFYGF comes from the coding sequence ATGAGAAAATTAGTTAGAATTGGTGTTGCATCTTTAATGGTATGTGGTATACTTGCTACTACAAATGCTTTAGCAGTATGGGTTGATGGTGGTCAATGGAACTATGGAGTAGGTTGGACAGGAACTTTTGGATATTCTGATTATTTACATTCTACTCGATCTCATACAGCAACTGTCAAGCATGGAGGTAGAATCTCTAAGGATCGTGAAGATCCCGAGGTTTGGGCTCAAGCTTCCCTTAATAAAATTCCGCCAACAGGATTAGAATATTTCTATGGATTTTAA
- a CDS encoding helix-turn-helix domain-containing protein, with protein sequence MHALLATRLKNKRKELGWSQKELAEGICQQTQISRMEQGKYMPGADLLYKLSEKMGLNMDYFFSGEISKEFLGLSAFKRLSKTLLENQDYASLKYAFEGERKQQISLSFDEKIYLDWIDAILTYQCEHQLKLAISKIEDILSRISIDKVDYLYILNTLLIFLGYDEDKEKFEQLYDQVSVALSKIDTSVREQIELYIKIKYNYCYHLWKQEEMDKSRALLLEIIEFCNKYHSSFRLADLYCLLGNVTEDLDLSVAKDYYMKAKVLYLIENNEVMALKVEQYLMDKQSENV encoded by the coding sequence ATGCATGCATTATTAGCAACAAGATTAAAAAATAAGCGCAAAGAGCTGGGGTGGTCGCAAAAAGAATTGGCAGAAGGAATTTGCCAACAAACTCAGATAAGTCGTATGGAACAAGGCAAATATATGCCAGGAGCAGATTTGTTATATAAATTATCTGAAAAAATGGGCTTAAATATGGACTATTTCTTTTCAGGAGAAATTTCGAAAGAGTTTCTAGGCTTGTCTGCTTTCAAGAGATTGTCTAAAACATTATTGGAAAATCAAGATTATGCCTCTTTGAAATATGCCTTTGAGGGAGAAAGAAAGCAACAGATTTCCTTATCTTTTGATGAAAAGATTTATCTGGACTGGATAGATGCCATTCTAACCTATCAATGTGAACATCAATTAAAACTAGCTATTTCAAAAATAGAGGACATCCTCAGTAGGATTAGTATTGATAAAGTGGACTACTTATATATTTTGAATACCCTGCTGATTTTCTTAGGCTATGATGAGGATAAGGAGAAATTTGAGCAACTATATGATCAGGTTTCCGTAGCCCTTTCAAAAATCGATACCAGTGTGCGTGAACAAATTGAGTTGTATATCAAAATAAAATACAATTATTGTTACCACCTTTGGAAACAGGAGGAGATGGACAAGTCCAGAGCGCTATTATTGGAGATAATTGAATTTTGTAACAAATATCATAGTAGCTTTAGGTTAGCAGATTTATATTGTTTGTTGGGAAATGTAACAGAAGATCTTGATCTCTCTGTTGCTAAGGACTATTATATGAAAGCTAAGGTGCTTTATCTAATTGAAAATAATGAAGTCATGGCACTCAAGGTAGAACAATATCTGATGGATAAGCAGTCAGAGAACGTATGA
- a CDS encoding helix-turn-helix domain-containing protein, with amino-acid sequence MRYDFGKVYKEIRESKGLTQEEVCGNVLSRTSLSKIESGKATPKYENMDFLLRQMNMSFEEFDYICHLYQPSQRTEIMQTYLNMNSIIGGSGLVHFFETCQNYLKTHHDLPIEEIRDMLEVVIHIRQHGTEKLSDQVKQTVTKLWEKIEKQDTWYESDLKILNTILFSFPIKHLHLITGKILQRLEVYKNYQHLYDLRMAILLNLSTIYLYHQDKNMCQQICYTLLEDAKNKKSCDMLAICYVRIGICRDDAKLIQKGFSLLELTDETSILAFLKKEVETYYQPKER; translated from the coding sequence ATGCGTTATGATTTTGGAAAGGTCTATAAAGAAATACGAGAGTCAAAAGGATTGACCCAAGAAGAGGTCTGTGGAAATGTTCTTTCAAGAACTAGCCTATCAAAGATTGAAAGTGGTAAGGCAACTCCTAAATATGAAAATATGGATTTTCTTCTCCGGCAAATGAATATGAGTTTTGAAGAGTTTGACTACATCTGCCATCTCTATCAGCCGAGCCAACGGACAGAAATCATGCAAACTTATCTCAATATGAATTCCATCATTGGTGGCAGTGGTCTAGTTCATTTTTTTGAAACATGCCAAAACTATCTCAAGACCCATCACGACCTGCCTATAGAAGAAATCAGGGATATGCTTGAAGTTGTCATTCATATCCGTCAACATGGTACAGAGAAACTGTCAGACCAAGTGAAACAAACTGTCACAAAACTTTGGGAAAAAATTGAAAAACAAGATACATGGTATGAAAGTGACCTAAAAATCCTCAATACCATCCTTTTCAGCTTTCCAATTAAACACCTCCATCTCATCACTGGAAAAATCTTGCAACGCTTGGAAGTCTATAAAAACTACCAACATTTATATGACTTGCGAATGGCAATCCTACTCAACCTTTCCACCATTTACTTATACCATCAAGACAAAAACATGTGTCAACAAATCTGCTATACTTTACTAGAGGATGCCAAGAACAAGAAAAGCTGCGATATGCTTGCTATCTGCTATGTCCGTATTGGGATTTGTAGGGATGATGCTAAACTTATCCAAAAAGGGTTCTCCCTTCTGGAGCTGACCGATGAAACTTCCATTCTAGCCTTTCTCAAAAAAGAAGTGGAGACCTATTATCAACCGAAGGAAAGATAA
- a CDS encoding LysM peptidoglycan-binding domain-containing protein has protein sequence MKSTTKKIKTTLAGVAALFAVFAPSFVSAQESSTYTVKEGDTLSEIAETHNTTVEKLAENNHIDNVHLIYVGQELVIDGPVAPVATPSPATYAAPAAQDETVSAPVAETTEVVEEAAPAASAPVAEETVAAAETSAPVATVSGSEAEAKEWIAQKESGGSYTATNGQYIGRYQLTDSYLNGDYSAENQERVADAYVAGRYGSWSAAKNFWLNNGWY, from the coding sequence ATGAAATCAACAACTAAAAAGATTAAAACAACTCTTGCAGGAGTAGCTGCCTTGTTTGCAGTATTTGCTCCATCATTTGTATCTGCTCAAGAATCATCAACTTACACTGTTAAAGAAGGTGATACACTTTCAGAAATCGCTGAAACTCACAACACAACTGTTGAGAAATTGGCAGAAAACAACCACATCGACAACGTTCATTTGATTTATGTTGGTCAAGAGTTGGTTATCGATGGTCCTGTAGCACCTGTTGCAACACCATCGCCAGCTACTTATGCGGCACCAGCTGCTCAAGATGAAACTGTTTCAGCTCCAGTAGCAGAAACTACAGAAGTAGTAGAAGAAGCAGCACCAGCTGCAAGCGCTCCTGTAGCAGAAGAAACTGTTGCTGCAGCAGAAACTTCAGCACCAGTTGCAACTGTAAGTGGATCTGAAGCAGAAGCTAAAGAATGGATTGCACAAAAAGAATCAGGTGGTAGCTATACAGCTACAAACGGCCAATACATTGGACGTTACCAATTGACAGATTCATACTTGAACGGTGACTACTCAGCTGAAAACCAAGAGCGTGTAGCAGATGCTTACGTTGCAGGACGTTACGGTTCATGGTCAGCCGCTAAAAACTTCTGGCTTAACAACGGCTGGTATTAA
- the sdaAB gene encoding L-serine ammonia-lyase, iron-sulfur-dependent subunit beta, with the protein MKSLRFQSVFDIIGPVMIGPSSSHTAGAVRIGKIVSSIFDDTPTEVEFQLFNSFAKTYRGHGTDLALVAGILGMDTDDPEIPNSLEIAHKRGIKIVWTIQKDSNAPHPNTTKITVKNAHKTISVTGISIGGGNIQVTELNGFAVSLNMNTPTIIIVHQDIPGMIALVTEALSRYDINIAQMNVTREKAGEKAIMIIEVDSRNCDEAIEEIRKIPHLHNVNFFK; encoded by the coding sequence ATGAAATCACTTCGTTTTCAATCTGTCTTTGATATCATCGGACCAGTTATGATTGGCCCATCTAGTAGTCATACCGCTGGTGCTGTTCGTATTGGGAAGATTGTCTCTTCCATTTTTGATGATACTCCGACAGAAGTCGAATTCCAACTATTTAACTCATTTGCCAAAACCTATCGTGGTCACGGAACAGACCTAGCCCTTGTTGCAGGTATTTTGGGCATGGATACAGATGATCCTGAAATCCCAAACAGCCTGGAAATTGCCCACAAGCGTGGCATCAAGATTGTCTGGACCATTCAGAAAGACAGTAATGCTCCTCATCCAAACACCACTAAAATTACCGTCAAAAATGCTCACAAGACCATCAGCGTGACTGGTATTTCTATCGGTGGAGGGAATATTCAGGTCACCGAACTCAATGGCTTTGCCGTCTCTCTCAATATGAATACACCGACTATCATCATTGTTCATCAAGATATTCCAGGTATGATTGCCCTCGTAACAGAGGCCCTTTCCCGCTATGATATCAATATCGCCCAGATGAATGTTACTCGTGAAAAAGCTGGTGAAAAAGCTATTATGATTATCGAAGTTGACAGTCGCAACTGTGATGAGGCTATCGAAGAAATTCGAAAAATCCCTCATCTCCACAATGTCAATTTCTTTAAATAG
- the sdaAA gene encoding L-serine ammonia-lyase, iron-sulfur-dependent, subunit alpha, whose product MFYSIKELVEQAELDFQGNVAELMITTEFELTGREREEVFLLMERNLEVMKASVQLGLNENKSRSGLTGGDAAKLDHYIKNGKTLSDYTILSAARNAIAVNEHNAKMGLVCATPTAGSAGCLPSVLTAAIEKLDLSHEQQLDFLFAAGAFGLVIANNASISGAEGGCQAEVGSASAMSAAALTLAAGGTPYQASQAIAFVIKNMLGLICDPVAGLVEVPCVKRNAMGASFAFIAADMALAGIESKIPVDEVIDAMYQVGASMPTAFRETAEGGLAATPTGRRLQKEIFGE is encoded by the coding sequence ATGTTTTATTCTATCAAAGAATTGGTCGAGCAGGCAGAACTGGACTTTCAAGGAAATGTCGCAGAACTCATGATTACAACAGAGTTTGAATTGACTGGTCGCGAACGTGAAGAAGTCTTCCTTCTCATGGAACGCAATCTAGAAGTCATGAAAGCCTCTGTCCAACTTGGCCTCAATGAAAATAAATCTCGTAGTGGCCTGACAGGTGGAGATGCTGCCAAATTGGATCACTACATCAAAAACGGAAAAACTCTGTCAGATTACACGATTCTCTCTGCTGCCCGAAATGCCATTGCAGTCAATGAACACAATGCCAAAATGGGCTTGGTTTGTGCCACTCCGACCGCAGGAAGTGCTGGCTGTCTGCCCTCAGTTCTAACAGCTGCTATTGAAAAATTAGACCTCAGCCACGAGCAACAGCTGGATTTCCTCTTTGCTGCTGGTGCCTTTGGACTAGTCATCGCAAACAATGCCTCTATCTCAGGGGCTGAAGGTGGCTGTCAGGCCGAGGTTGGTTCGGCCTCTGCTATGAGTGCTGCAGCCTTGACTCTAGCTGCCGGTGGAACACCTTATCAGGCTAGTCAGGCCATTGCCTTTGTCATTAAAAATATGCTAGGCCTCATCTGTGACCCTGTTGCCGGCTTGGTCGAAGTTCCCTGTGTCAAACGCAATGCCATGGGAGCTAGCTTTGCCTTCATCGCAGCAGACATGGCCCTGGCAGGTATCGAATCTAAAATCCCTGTGGATGAGGTTATCGATGCCATGTACCAAGTAGGAGCAAGCATGCCAACTGCCTTTCGTGAAACAGCTGAAGGTGGACTCGCTGCCACTCCTACTGGTCGTCGCCTCCAAAAAGAAATTTTCGGAGAATAA
- a CDS encoding HAD family hydrolase, whose product MTSITAIFFDLDGTLVDSSIGIHNAFTHTFKELGVPSPDAKTIRGFMGPPLESSFATCLPKERISEAVQIYRSYYKEKGIHEAQLFPQIVDLLQELSKNYPLYITTTKNTPTAQDMTKNLGIHHFFDGIYGSSPKAPHKADVIRQALQTHQLAPEQAIIIGDTKFDMMGAQETGIQKLAVTWGFGEQADLLNYHPDFIAHKPIEVLEYFQ is encoded by the coding sequence ATGACCTCTATCACAGCGATTTTTTTCGATCTGGATGGAACCCTCGTTGACAGTTCTATCGGGATTCACAATGCCTTTACTCATACTTTTAAGGAGCTCGGGGTGCCTAGCCCTGATGCCAAAACTATTCGTGGTTTTATGGGACCGCCCCTTGAAAGTAGTTTTGCAACCTGCCTGCCCAAAGAACGAATTTCTGAAGCCGTGCAGATATACCGTTCTTACTATAAGGAGAAAGGCATCCATGAAGCTCAACTCTTTCCTCAGATTGTAGACTTGCTTCAAGAACTATCTAAGAATTACCCTCTTTATATCACCACTACAAAGAATACCCCTACCGCTCAAGATATGACTAAAAACTTGGGAATCCATCATTTCTTTGATGGCATTTATGGTTCCAGCCCTAAAGCACCCCATAAGGCAGATGTCATTCGCCAAGCCTTACAGACACATCAACTAGCACCAGAACAAGCCATCATCATCGGAGATACCAAGTTTGATATGATGGGAGCTCAAGAAACAGGCATTCAGAAATTGGCCGTCACTTGGGGATTTGGAGAGCAAGCAGACTTGCTAAACTATCATCCTGATTTTATCGCTCACAAACCCATAGAAGTTTTGGAGTATTTTCAATAA